The following is a genomic window from Sciurus carolinensis chromosome 3, mSciCar1.2, whole genome shotgun sequence.
CGAAAATAAAGGACATTTCCTGGGTGCTGACATCACTGACCTGCATGAGAATTCTGGTACAGGACTAGACAGctacagagaaagagagatgaggCTTGCAAAAAAACCTCTCACAAAGGTGTTCTGAAGAGCATTTACAACCAACAAGGGGTCCAGCCGGGAGGAGGGACACATGGCCGCCCACCCTCAACATGCTGGCCTTTCAGGGCTCAGATGCGCGGGCTGAAGACCATGCTGCGCACAGTCCACCTTCTCAGCCAGCTGCAACTCGGGGGCAAGGATTTCCtagctttctttccattttcacacCAAAGGTGACTTTTCGTCACTGAAATTCTCCGCGTTCACCTTCGCGATGTCAAGTTGATACTGTACACCATCTTCTggattttctcttcattctttaggATGTTGGCCTTCACGGCACAGATCTTGTCTTGCTGGTCCTTAATCATCTGCTCCAGCTCTGCCAGCTCGGCCTTCAGGGGTTCCACGGCCCTCTGCTCCTTCTGCAGGGCCTCTGCATGCTGCTTGTTCTCCATGTGCCACAGCTGCAGCTCATTCTGCATGGCCTCCACATCTTCCTGGATGTAGTCCATACTCTTCCCCAGAGGAAGTGCGCTCTTACCCAAGGTCTGAATGGACACTCGGAGCTTCTCAATCTCCTTGGAAACAAtatccttctcctccttccatgACGACTCAAAGACAAAGGATTTCTCCTCCTCTCCAGGTTTGGGTGGCTGCTGCAACTTCCCATAATCTTTCTTAGTCTCCAAAATTCTTTGCACAAGTCCACCATGCTTCTCACTGTCCTCCAGCTCCATTGCTGGCACCATTTCAGTTTCTGACATTTCAGAGATCTGAGGGGCAGCCTCCACCACCAACTGGTCATCCTCTTCGTGGTCTGAATTCTGTGACTCTATAATCACATTTGAGACGGTTTTACCACTCCCTGTCCTATCTGCCATCAGGGTCTCGGCGCTCTCTTGCTGTTTGACCCAGGGAGGCGCAGGTCTTGCACTGCTGGGCTGAGGTATTCTTCTGGCGCTGGAGGGCAGCTCGCCGGGGGCTTGGGGATTCTCAGACGCCTCAGATTTATCTTCAGTGGGTCCAGCTTCTCCTGCATCACTGATGGGGTCaccttgcagttctggaggctgaaagccCAAGATCAGTTGACTCCTTGTGTTCAGTCTCTGGTGAAGCCTActctctatttcttatttttgacacagggccttactaagttgcttagggcctccctaaattgcagaggccgaccttgaacttgtgatcctcctgcctcggcctccctagtcaccgggatcacaggtgtgcaccacggccCCTGGTTCAATGTCCTGTTCTAACACTGAGCCATCCCTCACTTCGCCCAGACCTGTCCTTGAAAATTTACGTATGAAGCAAATGCCGTTGGAGGAAGTGGTACTCGAAACTCAAGCAGCATTTGTTGTTTAAGGGGATAATTTGTAAGAACTGGGTACAGACTTCCTTTcctgcatttttcttattttgcttcatGGATTTGGGTTTTTTGAGTGTTAGGTAATTTCTTGAGCCGGGCAGAGCTGGGTCACGGCCACAGAACCCACCCTGTCACTAATGGGTCCGTTAATCCTGTGATCCTGCTGATCCTGGGGCCCCTGCTGCATGACTAGACTTAGACCCCTGAGCAAGTGGGGCTCAGAGCCCAGAAACACCCCCGTCGTTCACGCGCACTTCTTTGGTTTTTTCTAAGACTCCGTTAAGGGTTGGAGCTGAGGCCCTGTTCACGCAGGAGTCCTCGGAGGGGAAGTGGCTGGGCTGTGAGAGCTGTAGCCTGATCAGTCCACCCAGGTCTGAATGGActggctgggtggtaactgggcaGCTGGGGCGTGGCAGGGGCGGGGGTCACTAGGTCGTGCCCTGCAAGGGTGCATCTGCCCCGGGCCCCttcgctctctgcttcctgacctgccGTGAgctgagcccagagcaatggagtctgtggactgaggcctctgaaacccgAGCCCCAAATAAGCCTCCCCTCCTCCAGGTTGCTGTTCTGGGTTATTTTGGCCACAGTGACGCTGAGCTGCCAACACAGACCTAAGCCAGTCAGGCACAGTTGGGGGTGGTGGCCCTGCCTGCACTCCGCGGGGGGCCAGCTCTCCCCGCTGTGACACAGCTGAGGAAGAGTCAAGAACACACGCAGACCCTTTGTCTCAAAAATCTCTGTGAAAACCGAAATCTCCTGAAGTACCATTCACACGCAGTTCCCCCCAAATGACTGGTTGTAACCCGGAGGTGGTGAGCGGCGGGCGGCAGCCCTGACTTGTTCCACCCTTAGCGGGTCGAGGTGCGGCGAGGCTAGCAGCAGGCCCTTGACTTACAGATAAAGGCCACAGTGATGGACGTGGAGTACCCGCTGATCAAGTCGGAGCTGGAGGCCATCGATGACAGACTGTCCAGCGCAGAGACCACGCTCTTCTGGAACGGCGAAGGTACCTCGGCCACCGCGCCCGGGCCGCTCGGGTCCCAGCTGCCCACGCAGGCCCTGGGCCACCCAGGAGTGGCGCTGGCACCTCCCGACCTTCCACAGCGGCCGCAGCTGCGCCAGGCTGAGGTCCAAAGCCAAGGCGGCTCTGCCTGCTGCGGTCCTGGCCTTCCCCGTCACTCACACACGCTgggcccaggcctcctggggacTGTGGGGAGACCGTCTCTGCTCCGGGCCTGACTGTCCTCTGCCACGGAGCCAAAGGAGCACAGCAAACGTGGCCCGGCAGACGCTGGAGGGTCCGGGAGTGCAGCCCAGCCCCTCCTGCCTGCTTCCTCCAGGCGCAGGCGGAAGGCCCGACCCCCCCAGACCTGGCCCTGCCTCTGAGGTGCTGCCGGCCCACGGCTGCTCCCCTCCCTGAGGCCTTCTGTGCCTTCAGTCTGCTCCTGTCCCCGAGGCCACACCGTCCCCCCACTCAGCTGGGCGGGACCGAATGCTGGTGTCCATACCCTGGAAGACAGGGTCCCCTGGACTTCGCTGTGCGTCTTGCCCCTTTCCTCCCTTGTCTGCCGAGGACACACCTCTTTCCCAGCTGCTCATGTCCCTGAGAGCTTTGTGGGAAGCTCAGGTCCCTCTGGCAGTCACTCGTGgctggaggggctggaggggcaGGAGCTCGGGAGTCCTGGGTTCTGGTGGAACGAGGGTCGGGCGGAAGGTACCCTGCCGCTCTCCATGGCAGAGGAGACGGGCTTCCCAGAGCCACCCCATAGCGGTCAGTGCTGAGCTGACCCACCGAGGGTCCTTGTGTTGCAAAGTCCTTTCTTGTGAGATCCCTTTGGGCTTGTGCTTCAGGTGTGTTTCAATACATCCAAGAGATGCGAGAAATTCTGCACAACCTGCAGAACAGGATgcaaaaagcaaagcagaacaTCGAAGGGATTTCCCAGGCCATGAAGGTGAGCACACCCCGAGAGCTGAACGGGGGCAGGGAAGCCAGCGGGGCCCTGCAGAGAGGCCCGTGGCAAGTGCCGCGCCTGGCAAAAGGCAGGGGGACCCTGCCCTTGAGTGCTCGGGACTGAGGAGCCACGTCAGAGTGGTCCCAAGGCAGAAGGAGCCCCGTCACTCTGAACTGGATTCTGTTCCAAAGTGCTGAGCTCAGCAGAGCGGTGCAGGGCTGCCCGCGCCAGGCGGGCACCAGGAGCGAGGCAGGGACAGGCTCTCGCCCTCCTGGGAGCAGGCCCAGGCCCCACAGCATAGGCAGCACTCCACCCCCCCGGGGCCACTGGCCGGGCTCTCAGAACTCAGGTCATCGTCCGATGGTGTCCCTGGGGCTCTCCTCTCCTAGCTCAAGTCCCCATGGTCCTGTTACCATTCGCCTTTGCATCTTCCTGCTCCGTTCAGATCTGCCCACTAAGTGGGGACGGAAGCCACTGCTCCCTCCTACGTTTGGATTCGGTTTTCGTTTGAGTGGAGAAGGTCCTCAGATGACTTTCTCAGAAGTTAGGCAGTGTGCCCTGGGCCCCAAGTAGGCGCGGAGAACGAGGCTCCGGCTGGAGATGGGCCAGGGACGCAGCGACCCACCCCAAGAGGAGGCCCAGCGGGGCCGCCTACCCAACGCCTGTTCCCGCTCCCGCTCTCCCTCCAGGACTGGTCAGCCAACCCCCTGTTTGAAAGAAAGGACAACAAGAAAGAGGCCCTGCTGGACCTGGATGGAAGGACGGTCAACCTGAACAAGCGCTACACGGCCGTCAAGGACGCTGGCGTGAAGATCCAAGCCATGGTCACGGTGAGCACAGGCCCTCGCCCCTCTCAGGGAGGGCGGGGAGCAAGGTGGAGAGGTCACTGCCCTCTAGTGCAGTCCCTGGTCTCTAACCCAGGACAGACTCCCTGCAGGACAGCTGACCGTCAGCTGTGTGCTTGGAAGCCCGACCCTTGGTGTGTCCGCCCTCCTCTGTCAGGGGAATTAGAGCCCCAAACCCTGCACAGACTTGGTATAGGCAAGGGACCCTGCCCTTCTGGTCCAGCAAGTCCCATTCTCCGGGGCTAGGCTGTGTCCCCAGGGCTTCTCGTCCGTGAGCGTGGGCACCGGAACGGGCACGGGCTGCATCCAGCCAACACACTTAAGGGGCTTGAGGAGGTGACGCAGGCACCACAGGACACTCCTCCTGGGCCGTGAAAGTTGGGGCTTTGAATCAGCCTGGAAGAAAGAACCCCCTCCCCGCAGTTCCAGACATCGTCGGGGCAGTCTGGGGGCTCCCTAGGGCGGTGTGCAAATGAACGCCGAGGGTGCCGATGGCAGGTCACATCCAGACCCCAGCAGGTTCCCCGGGAGGATGGCCCATGTGGCTCTCCTTGTGGTTGCTTCATGGCCTTGAAGTTTGCTGGCCCAATGAATGACAGCTGGACCGCCTGTCCGTCTGTCCATCAAcccccccacccatcccccaCTGTGGATCCGGTCACCGGCCCCTGCTGTCCCAGGCACACCGCCTGCCCGGGGGTGCCTTATGGGAGAGGAAGTCAACCCCGCTCTTCTGAGGCTGGGCCTCGAAGGTGGATGCAGACCAAGACGAGCCCATTAGAGCAGTCATGCGTGCCAGAGGGAGTAatagtgactggggatgcagtgggGGTCAGGGAGGGCAGCCCCAGCTGAGATGGGCAGGGGTGTTCAAGGAGGGCCTCGGCCAGGGGTGACATCTGAGTGGGGACCTAACGCCCGGTGGGAGAGGAGGGAGTGGCCTGGCGAAGCTTTTGCCTGGGACAGAGTGGGGAACCTCGGAGACCTCGAGCACAGGGCAAAGGTGGCCAGGGTGTCCTGCTGAACTGAACCAGAGCAACTGACAGCCAACATGTTCTGTTCACAGGAAAACGCAGAGCTGTTCAAAGCAGACACACTGAGCCAGCCCTGGAAGGACTACGTCAACTACATCGACAGCATGGTCCTAAAAGAATTCGACTATTTTGTCCGCAAGTCTCTCAATTACCTGATGGACAACATGGTTTTGGATGTAAGTGGTCAGTACACGATAGCCCTGGAGATGTGTGGGTGAGGGCGAGGGTGTGCACAAGTTCTATTCTCATAAACACAAGGTCAGAGCTGTGCCAGAGATGATAGTGTGGAGTCCCAATGATGGATAAACAgacttgctgggcacagtggcacacacctgtaatctgagcaGCTTGGggggctaaagcaggaggattgcaaattcacaaccaaccttggcaacttagcgagaccctggggatgtgactcagtggttaagtacccctggtaccaaaaaaatccctggtaccaaaaaaaaaaaaaaaaaaaaaacccacaagaaaACACTTATTAAAGTCTTCTTAATTAAAATCAGGACAGCGGATCACCTAAGTCTGCCATAGCACAAGTCCACTGGAGAATGCCTGAATAGATCTGAGGGAATGGTCCCTCCTGCTGCCAGGAGAGGCAGAGCAGACACTGCGGTGCACTGCGGTCCCCTGCACGTGTTGGTGGGGGCTGGAGCTCAGCCAGCACCATCACCAACCTGCGGTCCGCTGTTGGGCGGGGCGGAAGCGTTACGCAGGTCAGCAAGAGGGTGCGCTGGTCAACTCCACCAAGACACGATCCCTGGGTTCTCCAAGGGGATGACTCTCTCCCTGCCCGCCTCCTTTGCATTGCAGTGATTGCCAAGTGGTCCCCAGTACAGTGGAAGGCAAGGTCAGAGCCGCCCCAGCCACCAACAGGAGGGGCATGACACTGAGGTGCAGAGGGCAGCTGGGTGAGCGCAGGTCTCCCGGCTGGTTGGCGACCTTCTCGGTCCATTCTGCCATAACAGGAGGCCAGTCTGGGGCTTCCAGGAACAGACGGGGCTGCTGGCAGCCGGGACCTGGGGCCGTGAGGGCTGCCCAGTGCGACTGTGTGCTCTGCTTCCCTCAGTCCCCAGGAGCCCAGAGGGCCAGAGTGGCCACTGTCCCCATCCTTCACGACCCTTGCTTTATACACTTGTGGAAACTGCAGCTTGAGTGGCTTTCCCGAGGCCACACAGCGAGGTCAGCAGCTGTGGGTTTGGCCCAAGAGACCACCTCCCCAGGCACTGCCTCCCCACAGCCTGCTCCGGCCGCGGACCCACGGCCAGGTGGAGGGCCACCGAGAAGGGTGCCACGGAACCTCGCCGTGGCCGTGAGGCTCTGACCCCGTGACCACGTGTTTCAGGAGAGCATCGCGCCCCTGTTTGAGATCCACATGGAGCTGGACGAGGAGGGGCTGACCTTCAGCCCGTCGCTGGAGGTGGGCTCTGAGCGCGGCTTCCTGGCGCTGATCGAGGGCCTGGTCAACGACATCTACAATGTGGCCAGACTCATCCCCCGGCTGGCCAAGGGCAGGGTGAACTACAAGGTCAGCTGGCTCAATGCGGCCTTGCCCTTTCTGTGTGGGCAGCCCTGGCCCTGGGTTCAGAGCTGCCTCCTGAGCTCAGCAAGCACCTGGCTGGGCTTGAGCTCAGTGACGGCGTGACTGACGAGGCGCTCCAGGTTTCTGTCCCAGGGGTTCCCAGGATGGAAAactctccccctctcctctccctcctgacTCCATCCTGCCCAGGGGGCCTCTCTTCCCCGGGGTGTCGCTCCTGGCGAGAGGCGGGGCGTGTGGTCTCTGCTCCCCCTGGGCCCACTCTGGGGCTCTCTCTGCTCGCAGGCGTGTGCTGGTGTTTGTGAATGTGTGTACATGCACTGTCACCCGTGTGCATGGTGAGCCGAGCGGGAATGCGGGAGGACCTCGCTGACTCCCGGGAGGCCTGGGGTGGCCTCTCCCATGTGCTGCCGAGAGCTCTTCCCGAAGGTGGGAGGAGCCGTCCAGACGGAGTCGGGCAGTGGAAATGGCCTGTGACTTCTGAGTCGCAGAAAGGCAATGTGCCCAGCCCCTGTGACCACAGCAGACTGTCCCAGAGTTCAGAATGGTCCCCCACAGTTTTGCAGACACAAGACAAGCAAGTGCCCTCTACACCCACCTGAGTGTCCCCAGCCCAATAACTGCTGTGGACAGAGCTTGCTGCCCTACCAGGGGCTCTCCTGGCACCCACACACAGACTGTCCCAAAGACACCGGGGACACCCAGGCAGGATGTCGCAGAGCTGAAGGGCTCATGGTGCCAAGGGTCTCTCACACCTGGACAGTAGACCCCATGTGGTCCCTGCCTTTGTCCCATGTCCCCTCTGGCACATGGACACGGCAAGGGCTGAGTAACTGTGGAAGGAGGAAATCCACGTGGAGTCATCTCAGGGCCACTGGGCAGATACCACGCTCAGCAATCTCCCGAGACAGCGTTGCAAATTGGCGAACCCCCTGCCCCGACCCCTCGGCCACCACAGCTGCTTCCCAAGGCAGGGCGGGGAGACCTAAGTCAGAGTGGCAGGCAGGCGGCTCACCTCTCGGCCTCTCCCACCTGCTTCCAGACGGACCTGGAAGACAAGACGGACCTCATCGAGATGAGGGAGGAGCTGTCCAGCATGGTCATCAACGCCATGAAGGAGGCCGAGGAGTACCAGGACTCCATGGAGAAGTACTCCTACCTCTGGACCGACGACCTGCAGGAGTTCATGAGGAACTTCCTCATCTTTGGGCACGTGCCCACGGCGGAGGAGCTGGACACCCGGACAGACGCCCCTGTGCCCAAGACGCCACCAGCCCTCACTCAGTTCCAGGAGCAGGTGTGCCCAGGCCTCCGGGGTCCCCCAGGCAGGATGCCAGGGGTTGGCATAAGACCTGGTGACACGGTCGTCCAGGTCTGCTGAGGCCACTGGACCAGGGGATGATTGCCACCCAGAGCAAAGCTGGTAGAGGAGGGGAGTGTGTACCACGCAGGCCACAGGGCCACCAGGGTTGGTTGGGAGGTGGAGGGAGCGCGGGGCACGTGGACAGGAGCCCGTGCTGTGGTCTCCAGGGAAGGAACAGGCAGAGTTGGCAGGCTTGGGGCTGCTAGTGCCGTCCAACAGGCTCAGGCTGGTGCCACCCTGGGGTGCTCAGGGCAGCAGGGTCTGCGTGTGTGGGGTGTTGGGGATCAAGCCAAGCACGCTGCCACCCGGCCCCACCAGGGCGGGGTACTGGTCCccagtgcaaggccctgggacaGTCCAGTAACGGGGTTGGCTGCAGCCCGGTCCCCCGGCACATGGAGAGCACGCAAGGCCCCGGACGCAGAGCAGCGAGATGCAAGACTAAGGAACGTGCTTCCTGCACGAGCCCCTCCCCAGGCCATCCCAAGGCACAGTGAGGAGACAGCCCTGCCAGAAAGGCCACCTCCCTTCCGGGGGGAGTGACCGTGAGGTTAGAGAGCCCCAAGAGGGCCTTAGGGGCTCCCTTGGAGCCTGCCAGCCCCTCTGCTgctcctgtccctcctgctccGGAAGTGCTCCCGACTCTGCCCTCTGACAGGCCACCCCCTCAGGGGGTGAACTTGGGGCTAGAAGGCCCCCTGGGGAGGAAAACGCCTTGTCCCCAGGGCCCCCCGGAGCACACCCGCCGGGCAGTTGCCCTCTGCAGCCCGACCAGGAGGCCGCGCCAGCCCCGGCTGGCGGGTGCAGAGCAGGGGTCCTGAGGGCCGTGGCTGGCTTGCAGATCGACTCCTACGAGAAGCTGTACGAGGAGGTGTCGAGGTGCGAGAACACCAAGGTGTTCCACAGCTGGCTGCAGTGCGACTGCCGTCCCTTCAAACAGGCCCTGCTCAACACCATCAAGCGCTGGAGCCTCATGTTCAAGC
Proteins encoded in this region:
- the LOC124978923 gene encoding TRAF3-interacting protein 1-like, with translation MADRTGSGKTVSNVIIESQNSDHEEDDQLVVEAAPQISEMSETEMVPAMELEDSEKHGGLVQRILETKKDYGKLQQPPKPGEEEKSFVFESSWKEEKDIVSKEIEKLRVSIQTLGKSALPLGKSMDYIQEDVEAMQNELQLWHMENKQHAEALQKEQRAVEPLKAELAELEQMIKDQQDKICAVKANILKNEEKIQKMVYSINLTSRR